The Telopea speciosissima isolate NSW1024214 ecotype Mountain lineage chromosome 11, Tspe_v1, whole genome shotgun sequence genome includes the window GTTTGGATCGCCTTTTTTTGGCCCGGGGGGGAGGGTGTTCATCCCAAAGAAACCAGTTTTTATTAACTTAAATTTGTGTTTGTTTAAAATTAAAAGGGATGAGAAAAGAATGAGAGATCTATGCAATTCCTaaagaatgaaaattttgagaCAAAACAattagttaaaaataaaaaccacatTTGATTATACCGGCACACCTAGTTATGCCATGTTGAAAGATGACGTAAGCTTATTGAATATCCAAGGCTCTGTTTGGTTAAgagtaaaagaagagaaattgtcaaacctaaaaagaaacTTGTGCAATCATTACCTAACATGATTATATTATATTACTAACTCTAACGGAGATCCCCACATTCTGTCTTGTCTTTCTAAGTTTGATCGATGATGGCGTTCCCCTTTTCCTCAAAAtttaattcttcttccattcttAGTGGGTATCTCATATCTGTTTGTTCgtttttcttccataatgatttgggTCGTCAATATATGTGGATCATTTGGCGATTTTCACTTTTCCTCTTTGAACATCCGTGGATGATGGGTTGGGGAATGCATGTGAGGAAATTTTCATCTTTGATTCATTGAAGGAAGAATATCGATGATTTGGAaagtttttccaaaatttttatttttggcaacAAAACCTAAATTCAGATAATCGCCGAACAActaaaataaaaccctaattatcAAGAAAAGCAACAGAGAACCAAAGCAGCTGAGAATGCCCTAGCAGAGGAATGGGTTCAGGTCCGTTGCAGTTGCAGCTCCATCCAACGATAAAATGATatcaattttcatttgttttatttgtttaaatctaAAGGGTAAATAAGTCATTTcacattttgatttgatttaagttaacaccattactatagagggggagagttgagtattttcaaaaaagaggGGGTGAGTTGAATATCACTCGATTTTCAGGGGTTGTCATATACTTTACCCTAAAGTttatcaaaattgttcggtgAAAGGTTTGTTGGACGGCAATACAGCCAAAGGAATTCGTGGTCTGGAGCAATATACTACGTAATTTGAAGCATTACTCCGACCCTAATACAAATGCCCTTAGAATTATCATTTTGTATCCATAATGTACATATGACTAATATATTTGCTAAATTGTTCATATACAGTTCAGGCCTGGGCAGAGCTGAGGTAAGTCTAAGCCCAGCTCACACATTTTCAGGTTCCATCCAAAACAGACACAAGGGTAGTTAAAGTGCCAAGGCCTCACATTTCACACACAACACACAGTCCAAAAGGCTCTATGCAGAAGAACCTCTAGATAAATTTACAAGGGAATGATCACATTACCTGTGTTAGCTAGTTTGCTTACCTGTTTGATTCATGTGAAAAGGTATCCAAGGGCACTTGTGTAAGTACAGAGGGTGGATGAGTCCAACAATGCTCGTGAAAGCAATCAGGTGAATCACCCAAGAGGTCAGGCTAAGATCCAACATATGCAAccccaaccaccaccaccaccccccaacaaaagaaataaaaaagaagccAGATCTCATATCCTGTTGCTTCTATGCATAGGCAAGAAAAATGGTCAACAGGTTTTCTTTTAAGATATATGTGCTGACCTTGGAAAGAAATGTTTCATGGGTAGAACTTCACTGTTTcgtgaagaaaaagaacaaaaatgataaaagaaaCAACCAAACAAGTTGTAATTGTAAGATTATAAGAATACATTTTTTGTTAGTGGTAAATGGGGCCACAATGTTACAAAATTTTTCAAACTTCAGTCTGACATATGAGCCTGGACCTCTGGTACTGTACGAAGAATTTCTCCTGTGAAACTCTTTTAAGTTCCAATATTTCTCTCATAAAACTTTACCTTCACTCCTGCTTAAGTGCTTTAGTTATATAAGCTCTGGTGGCAACTATTGCAATGTAAGCAAAAACCGTTACAGCAATCCCAGCAAGAAGCACAATGCCATCATAAGTTGCACTCTGGACTGCATAAACACGGAGTCCAATCACATTCCAAAAGCTCTCTGTCCATACGGGATCCACCATCTCCATGTCATCAGAAGAGTTCAGGGGCAGAAGCTTCCACATTCCAGAGTCAAACTTCAACCGAGTTGAGTATGCTGGGACATATCTGAAATGATAAACAAATATGTTAAAACTCCATGGATAAAACAGTACATTCACAGAAACAGATTCAATTGCCTTCCCAAGGTGCAAAATCAGATAAATATTTAGTCCAATCTCCAAACAAAACCAAGACAGTGGCACAAAACAAGGCACTAGATAAATATTTTACTCATTGAAGACTGCAAGCATAGTCCACCTACGTCAAACTAACACGAATAAGATATAATAGAGGAATCACCATTCGATAGGTCCCacaaaaaaatgcaccaacttaTGTGATCATGATGCTCAGTTTTTCAATTACTCTGCTATTATTAGTGCATCAATTCTCATGTCCGATAGGAATTGAGATCTCGACCTCACATGGTTGTCAAGGCTATGACACCTTGGCGACAAGGCAACTAGTTACCGATGTGCCAAAGGCAACCCTTGATGTCCAAGGTAACTGATTGCCCAATGTGCCAAATCAGATGATCTTGCCCCTCacataaataaattttgaaaatttcttacTTTTACCCTCAAACATATAATATATCTCACCCCTGTTATGTCCTTTATAATACCTGGAAGATAGAGCCTGAGATTAAACATATTGCACTTGGATGCCTTGGCCTAGCCAAGGTATCAACGTGGTTGGCTACTGTCATGGCTCACCTCGGCatcatgacaactatgcatgcAACTTAGTTGCTTTAATGAGCATCTAAAATGCCAGCTAGAGTACTAATCATGAACACATTAAATTGGAGAACATATCAATTCCCAGTTGTTTCGACTTGGACAATCCAAACCCTTATCGAGTTTTAAcgattatctattttcttgattTCCTTTCTTCACCTTTTAGAGAGAGACACTTAACTGGACCCAATATGTACGTAGAGACACATGGCACAAACTCTTTACTCTGACACTATGTTGACCCAGGTAAGTTGGAGTTTATTGGTAAGTGTAATACCTGGTAGTAGAGATAACACAAACACCCATTCCAGCTGTTTCTGCTTTTATACACACTTCACCCACATTGTTGCAATCTGACGAGCAAGTGGAACTTGTATTCTCAAGTGGAGTAGAGGTTCTTTCAGCTAGAAAATTCCACAGGAAGCGAGATATGTCACCAGCATATTCACGATAGGGCATGGAGGAAGGCTCGCCCAGGAGCACACCAACATAGTAGTTCGGGCAGGTACTGGTAGGGGTAATATAATCATTAACCAGTCCACATGACAACCCTGGTTCACAGGTCAACAGGCACCCCAGCAATTCCTCAATCAAGGAGGAGTTCACATTTATAGAACTAAGAACTGAAGTGGCTAAATCTTTGTCATCACTTGCAAGAATGTAAAGAGTACGAGCAACAACAGAAGCAGCTGCTACTATTGCAGAGGAGTTGATATTTGCTGcaacaaaaagacaaaaaatgaaaataaattttagaCCACTTgttttcccttcctttttttttttttttttttttttttgggggggaggggagttCTCAAAATAGGGCGATGCTAGCAGTAGCCTAGCACAAACTAACAGGAGGATGAAAACTTCATCTGTGTCTTTAATCAAAGAGATGGCAGACAAGATACAAAAATGCTGACTAATTCCAGCTttttcttattctctctcttaccCTAGCTCTCAAGTAGACTTGTCATTATTCTATACATGGGAGTCGTAGCATATTTTTGTTgggcaccaaaaaaaaatagtatagtTTTGTCCAAAAGAACCTTACTTACAAAGATCATCAAGGTGGCTGTGGTAGAATTTGTTGATGAAAGCAGTGTCAAAGTCTTCCAGGACAACCCCAGCTGCTGACAAGTTCTAatgggagaggggagagagatcaTGTAAATAAATTGGTTAGTCAAAAATCTAAAGAACCTACGTAATAAATATTGTCCTTTTTTTGCACTCTTAACTATGCCAATTGGAAAATGATCCTCTCAGTAGGTGAGAGACCACATGTTCCAATACAGATTTTGAGATTGAATATTCCCTCCATTATCAAAACCCCATTTGGAGCATTCCATTACACAAGCGTACTCTGCAGTTTACACCACTTGCAATCATGATGTCTGCTTCATTGGAAAATGACTTTgggagaagtgaggaaagacatgcatggcTTAGGATTAAGAACAAATATGGCCCTCAATAAATTTGAATGAAAAACAGAATTTAGGAAATTCAGGCAGACAGCCCCATTTAGTTTGGATATGGACTAATTGAGTTGAGTTAGCATCTATTCCATTAGGTTAATGAGGTTTTATCCAGCTACTAGTTTCCATGGTTGAAAGTAACACGAGCAATTGTTGATGATCAATGAAAAAACTGCCATAAAAACCTGTTTACATAATCAGGGAAAGaaattcaaatattcaaaattcaaaccaaacttaGTACTACCATCACAAAGGAATATGTAATTCGGAATCATGTCTATGTCGTCTACGTGACTAGATAAGATGAGTGAACACCTCACTCATGTGAACAGAGTCAAACTTGTATTTATACTGTGCTTAAACCAAGGAGACATTCACCAACAATAAGTTGAACACTGAACTCAAGTAAAGAATCAAGACAAGCAAAGCTATTCCTTGTGCGGAACTTAATAGGTATGGAAgacaattttgatcattttgttAACCATTTAAACAATGACAGTATAGAACCAAAACAACAGGACGAAATCAACGTGATGTTAGATCATTTTCCCAGCCTTTCGTTGCATTAAAAATGAAGCCttagattgaaaaaaataagagtTGGAAATTTACTGTCTGCCAACCTTTCTCAAAAATGCCATCAATGATGATGGAGGTATCCCAGGATTTGAACTATTTGCTGTCGAGATAGTAATGCTCTTGGAAGCAAGTGAACCGCGAGCCAGTTGGAAGGCATTCAATGTTTCGTTTAACATGGATGAATCCTACAATAAGAACCAAATGGAATATTAAGCAAAACAATCATTAACAAGTGCTGATCTTGGATGAAACATATCATGCatgattcaaatttcaattctgTTGGTCATGCTGGTTCCTAAAGGATAAGAAACACGTAAGAAACATTGATCATAACATGTGGATATCAAGTAACAGTCTTTGAAATATCCACTGATTATTCAGGAAATGTAAAAAGAACACAAACACATAATGTGCATGTTTTAGCTGTCTTTCTGCCTTTATGTAGGTTTTATTGTAATTCGTGTTCATTTCTTCTATTATATTAATAGAATTAGGATAttcaattgaaagaaaaaaaaactagccACCACATTCCAAAAACTTCTCCCTTGTaatcttttaaaattttcaaagagATAGTTGCCCTCATGAATTACTATCATCATcaaataataaaatcaaagacCAAACTTTATAAGACTCAAGTGTCTTAGCATGAACGAAAAACTTGACCGAAGACCATGATATTGCATAGGAAGAATGAACTGATTTTCTCACCCCAGCTGTATGAGTGAAAAAGGAATTAACTTCTTCACTGAAGCCTTTGCCCACAGATCCAATTTCCAAGACCTACGCAAGATAATCCACATTCCAATCAGAAGCAAATTACTAAGTGTTCAGGATGTAACTGTCATAACATATTCAAATGAAGTTTACAAGTACATACTTTCAATTGGAAAATCATATTAGTAATTTAATTCACTGGAAATAAATTAGCTGTGCCCATTTAACATGTTAAAGTCAAAATGGACATCAAGTTGGAGATCTAAGTTTCCTctaaagaaaatttatttttcttacaaTATCCTTAAGATATTTAATCACAATGCAGAAAATGAAGCAATTGTTGCCAATCgcaaaaatatttatataacaAACTAGCATTATGGTACATTGACTTcccttttaaaataaattgtagAAACCTGAGTGAGAATTATTATGACCATTTTCACTTGAAAATATAATCGAGTAAATAAAAGAACTATTCCAAAGTACAGACATTTTTTCAGGAGGTGCAACTTTACCAAGAGGAGAAGAATACCAGCTCGATCAATGTGTCGTTAAGGCCATTAACGGCATCTGTGTGCATTTCAAGTTCAGCTAAAAATCTCCTGCTACCAAGATAACCCCAGGCTTCTCCAGTGAAAACCATAAAAACAAGCTACATAAAAATAACCACTAGGACCATTAGCAGGACAACAAAAAGTATAATGAGGATGAACAGGAACACAGGAATCAATGAACTAGAGTACTATGCCATGTTCGTAAAATTTGTGAGccgttaaaaataaaatagaagagtAAATTTTCATCAGCCAATGGCCAAACAGGTGGTGGTCACAACTAGACTGTGCTGTGGGACATCTTTTTCTTTATGATAATGTATAGTACTCTAATTTCcctttatctttcttttcttttgggtgcATGTTGGCCTGTGGCCCTAAGCAACTTGTACTACTTTCTGaattgattattattttccaACAAAATGTGAGTCATAAAAAAGTTTAATTAGCTAATTGAAGAGATGAAAACAGAGACCTTGATCATGTCAATGCGTAAAGAGAGAGGATTAGTGAGGAAGAGTGAAAATGAGGCATCATAAGAATGATGGAAGACTATTTTACAGGACTTAAAAAAGGAAGATCATATCGGAGAATTAGGTATAAGAGGAATTAGCACCCAAATGAGATCAAAGAAAACTACAGGAATTTTCACACAAAGGTAcgtgttggttgaaccgtgggttagagagagggaagaaaataatagaattcattgatttaatgagagaaagaccccctctatttataatagaggggaagttacaacttatataagctaggcgatgtgggactaaacccacacagccaactaaacacttaataacataaaataccccaaaaggaccagaatacccccacggtattctggagtacattctaacactccccctcaagctggattgtacaaagaagaaagaagaaagatccAACTTggactaaaagaaaaaaactctaaaagaaaaaaaactctctccataacaatgctaacactccccctcaagttggcgcatacaaggtactaatgcccaacttgaatgaaaaatggaaaaaataagttgtagcagaatccagctcccaaatagacctttaagaacttgaaaaaaatagaccttcaaacttgggcagacttgatcaattgtcaccaatcttcaacaattgtccagggatgaatctctgactgataatcttgaaggtaagtaactagggcagcaagcagatgAGTCAGTCAGCAATAAAGATCGAGCAGCGGAAACAAGCAAACTGTAGGATCTCATATGGGCAGGCAAtgaccaaacatcttcaaaacttttaacACCAGCCTCTCCCTTACGACAAACGTAACCCAATAACAAGGTAGATActtattggcaatggtgaaacctctgaccttctatgttttgcaccaaatgtccctgcatgttctgctctctgcaatggctgcaggtatactgtatataatcccccccctcacgtgtagtgcacgtggacataagagagattaGGTTAGAAATAGGGCAAAACATAACATTCCAAAATAGTTCAATGGCTGCCAAGTgtaatgaaaaaagaagaaatggtaaagaagagaataccattaacgtCCAAGTGTGTTATGGGTAATGCCAacggtatgttttgggaggtggtaaaagaaaaaaagcagtgggataatggagTAGGATTAACTTGGGTAACATAGAAAGCTCCAACCATCTTCCatcaatcaaacaaacactttgaatggaaacccctgcaggggagaaactccgAACTCCAATATTTAGATCTGAAAAATAgatagatctgattcgaagtaaagaaatgctccaattgtcaaggcttgatcaatcttcaaatagggaggagcaattgtgcaaaagattccatggtagaaactcccacatgctagacAGTACTAAGAACATATTCGGACAACAATGAATGGAAGTAGCCTCAACAaaactggatcagatctgaatcggTAACAATGCTAGGATTCAATCTCCAAAGTATGCCGGATAGAAACCAGAAAGGCTCCACAttactgaataggttcgtaggtgCAACCAAAAATTCGTGGAACACTCTGTGGTAATCCCAAATTgactgatctccagggtagcagattcgagtcttcaataacgaAACAAATTCGACCTCCAATAAGAGGAAACACAGTCACAATTatagggcagcagtattccacatgaaggcagcagtaacacatcaaccaatcatgcttacagaagccaatcaataacaccagccAGGTAAGTAGTGAAGCTCATAATAACCAAccacataaaataaataaccaGACAGATCCATAGGCAGTTGAAGCAACCAGCCATAtaggaacaagaaaaacaacttgataattgaagaaaccaagccaacagaatgaactggaattttttacaaaaaaaccTGATGTAAGAtgctgaatactcctctgatgttgataaaactctcctcaaaaaattagCAACTGTGGACTGCCCTaccccttagatcgattatagctaaggttttgtaaaaaaccctgaaagggaATATCGATTGTAAGGAAGGGGCTTCAACAAAAGTGtggatgacttgtcaaaggtgcTAGCGTATaggtaatagatgctgaccaccACTGCTAGAATGGATCTCTAGAtcgaataaccaatctccttggtaattgagacttgatcttcacgtacgagaaacaccaaaaaactGCAGAAATATAGGCCAGCAGCTATCATGTGCAATAGACCACCTTCAAGTCaagaatagttgaagtagaatgtccttgatggtagaaacacctccaaaactCCAATAGTAGCAATtatccctaaccctaaaatcgatatgggttagggttttgaaaaaaaccctgaaaagaaagATTGATTGGGGTTAGTGGTCTTCAAACAGTTGGAAAGAGGCTAATGCTGAGGTCGAGTGATCCTTGTAGGTGGAGTAATCATCCCTCCAAAAggcagcaaaaactgaaacttgaaaccctaatgtcgatttgagttagggttttaataaGGAACTATAAAAGGCAGGATGAGAAGATTTTGCTGTAGGGACAGATCCAGCCATCAAATTGTGTTCAAACTAAGgtcgattagggtttggatgagttggGATTTATCCATGAAATTAGCTGCATCTGACAAAGGGAAACCCCAAAAACCGATTAGAGTCAGGTGACAAGgtgaaatcgatttggggatttaggctggaaaaaataataattgatggagagaaagaaaagagggaagttGGGTGTAGGAATAGGGTAACAAAGGGCTGGAAAAAGGCTGCATAGAGTGTTCTTCTATTAGAGGATCAGGTTTATcgagatctgatctcaaagaAGGGGGAACCCCAAAATCGCAGAAGAGGCTTCCAACtgcttttttaataaaaaacgaTAGGAGagaaagggggcagcactaaatcatcgatatgatgtttacctcattagtgctgccccagtttttgggctgaaaaggagaaaaacagGAGCAGGAAAAAccgagaaaagggagaagaagaggagagatcgattggaaggaaaggagggagaaattagggtttttctctctaacctagatcagaccagctctgataccatgttggttgaaccgtgggttagagagagggaagaaaataatagaattcattgatttaatgagagaaagaccccctctatttataatagaggggaagttacaacttATATAAGCtaagcgatgtgggactaaacccacacagccaactaaacacttaataacataaaataccccaaaaggaccagaatacccccacggtattctagagTACATTCTAACAGTACAGCCATGGCACAAGTGGACATGCATTGTGACTCGATGAtggcttttgttcttggcaCAGGGCATGCCGTAGCACCACCGCATCATGCGGGAATTATGGAACAAGAGCAGGGGCGATTCAGGAAACCAAAGACTACTGATGATTTGAAGTATGACAGTATGATTTTTTGAGGGGGGTGATATGTCCTTCTAGAAAAGTGCAAAAGGCTTAAGAGC containing:
- the LOC122646240 gene encoding nicastrin, yielding MAAKLVYVLLCFIAQLHLSLAGEGNSLESVPDLESSMYLSIDGYPCVRLLNLSGEIGCANPGRGKVVAPIIRFKNETVLADSSAILVSIDDMQNFFTRVSNDINFAEKVGGVLVESGAVIQGFSPVENFPQAKFAPYTSLNYEWNPVGSGIMLKRYDFPVFLLSQDSTPVLEEMAIKNQKNEKAYAVNVAEFDLVMQTTKVGTHNSESCLKEQSCLPLGGYSVWSSLPPINISTSKQPKPILLTVASMDSASFFRDKSFGADSPLSGMIALLAAVDALSRIDGINALSKQLVFMVFTGEAWGYLGSRRFLAELEMHTDAVNGLNDTLIELVLEIGSVGKGFSEEVNSFFTHTAGDSSMLNETLNAFQLARGSLASKSITISTANSSNPGIPPSSLMAFLRKNLSAAGVVLEDFDTAFINKFYHSHLDDLSNINSSAIVAAASVVARTLYILASDDKDLATSVLSSINVNSSLIEELLGCLLTCEPGLSCGLVNDYITPTSTCPNYYVGVLLGEPSSMPYREYAGDISRFLWNFLAERTSTPLENTSSTCSSDCNNVGEVCIKAETAGMGVCVISTTRYVPAYSTRLKFDSGMWKLLPLNSSDDMEMVDPVWTESFWNVIGLRVYAVQSATYDGIVLLAGIAVTVFAYIAIVATRAYITKALKQE